One Epinephelus moara isolate mb chromosome 20, YSFRI_EMoa_1.0, whole genome shotgun sequence genomic window carries:
- the LOC126407770 gene encoding troponin I, fast skeletal muscle-like has protein sequence MSEGKKMTSSRRHHLKSLMLQIAANWIEQEKKDIAAAKEAYMAENCPAPDANGDQAALMELCKKIHQAIDKVDEARYDAEAKVQKADKEIEDLKMKVVELAGVKKPALKKVRMSADAMLQALLGGKHKVTMDLRANLKQVKKEVKEESTEAVGDWRKNIEDKADRKKMFETS, from the exons ATGTCTGA GGGAAAGAAAATGACGTCCAGCCGCAGGCATCATCTGAAG AGTCTGATGCTGCAGATCGCCGCCAACTGGATCGAGCAGGAGAAGAAGGACATTGCGGCGGCTAAGGAGGCCTACATGGCCGAGAACTGTCCCGCCCCCGACGCCAACGGAGACCAGGCCGCCCTCATG GAACTCTGTAAAAAGATCCACCAGGCCATCGACAAGGTGGATGAGGCGAGGTACGACGCCGAGGCCAAAGTGCAGAAGGCCGACAAAGAG ATCGAGGATCTGAAGATGAAGGTGGTGGAGCTGGCCGGAGTGAAGAAACCCGCCCTGAAGAAAGTGCGTATGTCTGCTGACGCCATGCTGCAGGCTCTGCTGGGAGGAAAACACAAGGTGACCATGGACCTGAGGGCCAACCTGAAGCAGGTCAAGAAGGAGGTCAAAGAGGAG TCGACAGAGGCGGTCGGCGACTGGCGTAAGAACATTGAAGATAAGGCTGACAGGAAGAAGATGTTCGAGACCTCCTAA